From a single Bacteroidales bacterium genomic region:
- a CDS encoding tetratricopeptide repeat protein has protein sequence MNRWWTIIILFELFVSSVYAQSTEKQELAFEYFRNKEYEKAADLFNELYQNQGNTYYLTYYISSLLQIKQFNEAEKMLKKEIKKKPDDYNLRIMLGHVYKQSGNFDAMKKIYDDVLKSLNTNQSQIFQAANAFIMYQEYSQAEAVYLKGQKMLKGAYSFHLELASLYQIQKMYEKMMDEYIALLLENPQMIQTVQNRLQQSVYTSEDKALTTKLQEKLILQTQKNPDATIMSELLIWLYIQQMQFSKALTFAIALDKRNKEDGSRVYTLAQTAFDNKDYTTALKAYQYIIEKGTRGAWYFEAKNEYLVTLYEQTINSEYVDKNKIIELENLLQQHIEQNGINKNTFSAFMALIKVKAFYLNKTDESIDMLRKVITGTSLFSLPQLNEAKLLLGDLTLMKNDIWEATILYTQVEKNNGNEPIAAEAKFKKALLAYYSGDFLWAQAQMDVLKASTSKLIANDALALSQFISDNIENDSTQRTLKTFSNSDFYSFKHQDSLALLCLDSIMENKDAYSLYDDALLRKGDLLIKLNKIEQAIVLYDSILNRFNTEVTAPQAAYKLSNIYQYRLQDIEKAKYYLEIIFTKYPGSFFADEARKRYRILRGDLNEKNNQDINDWVPTVTP, from the coding sequence ATGAATCGTTGGTGGACGATTATTATTCTTTTTGAGCTTTTTGTATCAAGTGTATATGCTCAATCGACCGAAAAACAAGAACTTGCTTTTGAATATTTTCGAAATAAAGAATACGAAAAAGCAGCCGATTTGTTTAATGAATTATATCAAAATCAAGGGAATACCTATTATTTAACTTACTATATTTCGTCTTTGCTTCAAATTAAACAATTTAACGAAGCCGAAAAAATGCTTAAAAAAGAAATTAAAAAGAAACCCGATGATTATAATTTGCGCATTATGTTGGGTCATGTATATAAGCAGTCGGGTAATTTTGATGCAATGAAAAAAATTTATGATGATGTTTTAAAGTCGCTTAATACAAATCAATCTCAAATATTTCAGGCAGCCAATGCTTTTATAATGTATCAGGAATATTCGCAGGCTGAAGCTGTTTATTTAAAAGGTCAAAAAATGCTGAAAGGGGCTTATAGTTTTCATTTAGAGCTTGCATCACTTTATCAAATTCAAAAAATGTACGAAAAAATGATGGATGAATACATTGCACTTCTATTGGAAAATCCACAAATGATTCAAACGGTTCAAAATCGTTTGCAACAATCGGTATATACAAGTGAAGACAAAGCACTTACAACAAAATTGCAAGAAAAATTAATTCTTCAGACCCAAAAAAATCCCGATGCAACCATAATGAGTGAGCTCTTAATTTGGTTATATATTCAGCAAATGCAATTTAGTAAAGCATTAACGTTTGCTATTGCACTCGATAAACGGAATAAAGAAGATGGTAGCAGAGTTTATACTTTAGCACAAACAGCTTTTGATAACAAAGATTATACAACAGCATTAAAGGCTTATCAGTATATTATTGAAAAAGGAACACGGGGGGCGTGGTATTTCGAAGCTAAAAACGAATATTTAGTTACCTTATATGAGCAAACTATAAATAGTGAATATGTTGATAAAAATAAAATTATTGAACTCGAAAATTTATTACAACAACATATTGAGCAAAATGGTATAAACAAAAATACTTTCTCGGCATTTATGGCTTTAATAAAAGTCAAAGCTTTTTATTTAAACAAAACCGATGAAAGTATCGACATGCTTAGAAAAGTTATAACCGGAACTTCTTTATTTTCCCTTCCACAATTAAATGAAGCAAAACTATTGCTGGGCGATTTAACTTTAATGAAAAATGATATATGGGAAGCAACTATTTTATATACTCAGGTAGAAAAAAATAATGGGAATGAACCTATTGCTGCCGAAGCAAAATTTAAAAAGGCCTTATTGGCTTACTATAGTGGCGATTTTTTATGGGCACAAGCACAAATGGATGTTTTAAAGGCATCAACTTCTAAATTAATTGCAAACGATGCATTAGCTTTATCGCAGTTCATAAGTGATAACATAGAGAATGATTCTACACAACGGACCCTTAAAACCTTTTCAAATAGCGATTTTTATTCGTTTAAACACCAAGATAGCTTAGCATTGTTATGTTTAGATTCAATTATGGAAAATAAAGATGCATACTCATTATATGATGATGCCTTACTTCGAAAGGGAGATCTTTTAATAAAATTAAATAAGATAGAACAGGCGATTGTTTTATATGATTCCATTTTAAATCGTTTTAATACTGAAGTAACTGCACCACAAGCTGCTTATAAGTTGTCCAATATTTATCAATATAGACTTCAAGATATTGAAAAGGCCAAATATTATTTGGAAATAATTTTTACAAAATACCCAGGTAGCTTTTTTGCTGATGAAGCACGAAAACGTTATCGAATCTTAAGGGGAGATTTAAACGAAAAAAATAATCAGGATATAAACGATTGGGTACCAACAGTAACACCATGA
- a CDS encoding YbjN domain-containing protein: MQSINVYYEMFENVIRNFGVDPVACRGEQEGQWNLQKGSAPVWVDIYTVEDGTYGYIQVMSPIYELPEGTKEEILTEALEVNHKLFGCGITKFNNWLYIKSIRELDDLSEKEITAMVNRVGNYADQYDDHFKNKFSLRGGGRINS, translated from the coding sequence ATGCAAAGTATTAATGTTTATTACGAAATGTTCGAAAATGTAATTCGAAATTTTGGTGTAGATCCAGTAGCCTGCCGTGGCGAACAAGAAGGTCAATGGAATTTACAAAAAGGCTCAGCTCCGGTATGGGTCGACATATATACCGTAGAAGACGGAACTTATGGATACATACAAGTAATGTCGCCTATTTACGAATTGCCCGAAGGTACTAAAGAAGAAATACTAACCGAAGCCTTGGAAGTTAACCATAAACTTTTTGGCTGTGGTATTACAAAATTTAACAATTGGCTTTATATAAAAAGTATTCGCGAATTAGATGATTTAAGCGAAAAGGAAATTACAGCTATGGTTAACCGCGTTGGAAATTATGCCGATCAATACGACGATCATTTTAAAAACAAATTTTCGCTTCGAGGAGGTGGTAGAATAAACAGCTAA
- the amrS gene encoding AmmeMemoRadiSam system radical SAM enzyme, which produces MKEALFWQVEGQKVRCLLCPHNCLISEGKVGKCKVRFNKDGKLFSQAYGNLCALALDPIEKKPLYHFLPGTKTLSIAHEGCNLQCKNCQNFNISQKLSSNIVAELWPEQLVKLALNKKIPSISFTYTEPTVFYEYVLETAKISHLYGIKNILVSNGYIMPQALQQLSAFLDAVNIDVKAFENEVYKQLTGAQLQPVLDTILYLVEQHIHVELTYLMVPGFSDNIEQIHAFLEWLLRHSLNHIPIHFSRFFPTYELEKLQPTPLEHIQNAYFEAQKMGMKYVYQGNVRLMDNATYCPRCKNILISRKDFYEVNYRGIKNGKCNSCSYNIYGVF; this is translated from the coding sequence ATGAAAGAAGCACTTTTTTGGCAAGTAGAAGGGCAAAAAGTTCGTTGTTTACTTTGTCCACATAATTGTTTGATTTCAGAAGGCAAAGTAGGCAAATGTAAAGTACGCTTTAACAAAGATGGAAAGCTCTTTTCTCAAGCTTATGGAAATTTATGTGCATTGGCTTTGGATCCTATAGAAAAAAAGCCTCTTTATCATTTTTTACCAGGGACAAAAACCTTATCAATTGCTCACGAAGGATGTAATTTACAATGTAAAAATTGTCAAAATTTTAATATTTCACAAAAGCTTTCAAGTAATATTGTTGCTGAGCTTTGGCCTGAACAATTAGTTAAACTGGCTTTAAATAAAAAAATTCCAAGTATTTCATTTACATATACAGAACCTACTGTGTTTTATGAATACGTATTAGAAACCGCTAAGATTTCGCATTTATATGGTATAAAAAATATTTTAGTTTCGAATGGATATATAATGCCTCAAGCACTGCAACAATTATCAGCCTTTTTAGATGCGGTTAACATTGATGTTAAAGCTTTTGAAAATGAGGTGTATAAGCAATTAACTGGTGCTCAACTTCAACCCGTTTTAGATACCATATTGTATTTAGTAGAGCAACATATTCACGTAGAGCTTACATACTTAATGGTACCCGGTTTTTCAGATAATATTGAACAAATTCATGCTTTTTTAGAGTGGTTGCTTCGACATTCTTTAAACCATATACCGATTCATTTTTCTCGATTCTTTCCGACATATGAGCTCGAAAAATTACAACCAACTCCACTTGAGCATATTCAAAATGCATATTTTGAGGCTCAAAAAATGGGAATGAAATATGTTTATCAAGGAAATGTGAGACTTATGGATAATGCAACTTATTGTCCTCGTTGTAAGAATATTTTAATTTCACGAAAAGATTTTTACGAAGTTAATTATAGAGGAATTAAGAACGGTAAGTGTAATTCATGTTCATACAATATATACGGTGTTTTCTAA
- a CDS encoding serine hydrolase, with translation MFKQFIPFFFIIVALQGCYVNKALIYQTAGIYDYKIFKNNVVETLQPIPIPRSVYYNQKEYPATLLPMLQELKTTAFMVIKDDSIRYEKYWNEGSDSTLSNSFSMAKSIVSLLIGFAIQDGYIKSIDQYVCEYLPDFEDGCKKHVRIRDLLTMSSGLAWNESYLNPFGSTAKAYYGRNLYKQMTKLKVVQAPGFNFRYLSANTQLLGLILTKTTGKTLSQYLSEKLWKPLGAEHNALWSLDRKGGYEKAYCCFNATARDYAKIGILGLHEGKWNGSQLLFSDYLKQSFSPASNLSDYAGNCVDFYGFQWWILNYKNMKINMACGLYGQYIIMVPQKNMVIVRLGHKTSKEYRGHFNADVYSYIEAALSIVE, from the coding sequence ATGTTTAAACAATTTATTCCATTTTTTTTCATTATTGTTGCACTTCAGGGATGCTATGTTAATAAAGCACTTATTTATCAAACAGCCGGAATTTACGATTATAAGATTTTTAAAAACAATGTGGTAGAAACGTTACAGCCAATTCCTATACCGAGATCTGTTTATTACAATCAAAAAGAATATCCTGCAACCCTTTTGCCTATGTTGCAAGAGTTAAAGACTACGGCCTTTATGGTTATTAAAGACGATTCCATTCGCTATGAAAAATATTGGAACGAAGGCAGTGATAGCACACTCTCCAATTCCTTTTCTATGGCAAAAAGCATCGTTAGTTTGTTGATAGGCTTTGCTATTCAAGATGGTTATATAAAGTCGATCGATCAGTATGTATGCGAATATTTGCCCGATTTTGAAGATGGATGCAAAAAGCATGTTCGTATTCGTGATTTACTAACAATGAGCAGTGGTTTAGCATGGAACGAAAGCTATTTAAACCCTTTTGGATCAACAGCCAAGGCTTATTATGGTCGAAATTTATACAAACAAATGACAAAACTAAAAGTAGTGCAAGCACCCGGATTTAATTTCCGATATTTAAGTGCTAACACCCAGCTTTTAGGGTTGATACTTACCAAAACTACTGGTAAAACCTTAAGTCAATATCTTTCTGAAAAACTATGGAAACCATTGGGAGCTGAACACAATGCTTTGTGGAGTTTAGACAGAAAAGGTGGTTACGAAAAAGCATATTGTTGTTTCAATGCAACTGCTCGCGATTATGCAAAAATTGGCATATTAGGCTTGCACGAAGGAAAGTGGAATGGAAGTCAATTATTATTTTCTGATTATTTAAAACAAAGTTTTTCGCCTGCCTCCAATCTTAGCGATTATGCAGGTAATTGTGTTGATTTTTATGGCTTTCAGTGGTGGATTTTGAATTACAAAAATATGAAAATCAATATGGCATGTGGTCTTTACGGACAATACATCATTATGGTTCCGCAAAAAAACATGGTCATTGTTCGTTTGGGACATAAAACCTCCAAAGAATACAGAGGTCATTTTAATGCCGATGTTTATTCGTATATAGAAGCTGCATTGAGCATAGTTGAGTAA
- a CDS encoding ABC transporter substrate-binding protein, with translation MNKIFFLAIILVALMLNACNNNENDNVCKNSEAFGTLSIGESGYIELLYPLSINSSISNQIVSLIHEGLVKFDAASLTIKPGLADRWEIDKDETTYRFFLNTNAYFHPDKCFKNGKSRKVTAQDVLFSLTRLCTQSPENKAYALLVEQVKGAKEFYDSKKTTGNIEGFIVENDSTFVIKLTKPNPMFLHFLANPAASIIAKEAYEMYNTSLTNGIGPFMLHSFPENNKPLVLIRNPHYFKLDRKGNCLPYLDTVKIYFVGSMKAQLEMLKNGQLDVVLNIDNETFTSFLEENVKLFEGEKAVFKAIADQNQSRQHIVNSKVENFILNEQGIFDLSEVKLKKDSL, from the coding sequence ATGAATAAAATTTTTTTTCTTGCAATTATTTTGGTTGCACTGATGCTTAACGCATGCAATAATAATGAAAACGATAATGTTTGTAAAAACAGCGAAGCATTTGGTACTTTATCGATTGGTGAATCGGGATATATAGAGCTTTTATATCCATTGTCGATAAATAGTTCTATTTCGAATCAGATAGTTTCACTTATTCACGAAGGATTGGTTAAATTTGATGCTGCATCATTAACTATAAAACCTGGATTGGCTGATCGGTGGGAAATTGATAAAGACGAAACCACCTATCGTTTCTTTTTAAATACAAATGCCTATTTCCATCCCGATAAATGTTTTAAAAATGGAAAGTCGCGTAAAGTTACTGCTCAAGATGTTTTATTTTCTTTAACTCGTTTGTGTACTCAGTCGCCTGAAAATAAAGCTTATGCTTTATTAGTTGAGCAAGTAAAGGGAGCAAAAGAATTTTACGATAGTAAAAAAACTACTGGCAATATTGAAGGCTTTATAGTAGAAAACGATAGCACGTTTGTAATTAAATTAACAAAACCAAATCCAATGTTTTTGCATTTTTTAGCCAATCCAGCTGCTTCTATTATTGCTAAAGAAGCATACGAAATGTATAACACCAGTTTAACCAATGGTATTGGCCCTTTTATGCTTCATTCTTTTCCGGAAAATAATAAACCTTTAGTATTAATTCGCAATCCTCATTATTTTAAGCTTGATAGAAAAGGCAACTGTTTACCATATTTAGACACTGTAAAAATTTATTTTGTAGGTTCAATGAAAGCTCAACTCGAAATGCTTAAAAATGGACAGCTCGATGTTGTGTTAAATATAGATAATGAAACATTTACTTCTTTTCTTGAAGAAAATGTAAAACTTTTTGAAGGAGAGAAAGCTGTTTTTAAAGCGATTGCCGATCAAAATCAAAGCCGTCAACATATTGTAAATAGTAAAGTTGAAAATTTTATTTTAAACGAACAAGGTATTTTTGATTTATCAGAGGTAAAGCTCAAAAAAGATAGTCTGTAA